One Pectobacterium polaris DNA window includes the following coding sequences:
- a CDS encoding ABC transporter permease yields MKTTHLPAASGALSPGKFVRSRESILLLILRLRTFIALFLILGFFAFTVPGFLATGSLIIMVKHIAINAFLALGITFVIITAGIDLSIGATLGLCGMVAGYMITQGIVLPMFGVAIFPSVWIIVPVVLLIGALIGAINGWIITRYNVAPFICTLGTMYIVRGASMLISGGETFPGLGGNPQLGNTGFELIGSATILGLPLAIWLMLVLAVVIAYVARRLPFGRHVYAIGDNERAAELSGVKVRQVKVWVYTISGFCAAIAGIVVSSQLVASHPATGTAFEMNAIAAVVLGGTSLAGGRGTILGTLIGAFVIGILADGLVMMGVSEFWQMVIKGIVIIVAVIIDQMQNRMQHKAAIVSQKAAAEGT; encoded by the coding sequence ATGAAAACGACTCACCTTCCGGCAGCGTCCGGCGCGCTATCACCGGGTAAGTTTGTACGCTCACGAGAGAGCATCCTGCTGTTGATTCTCAGGCTGCGCACGTTTATCGCGCTGTTCCTGATTCTGGGGTTCTTTGCCTTCACGGTGCCCGGATTTTTGGCCACCGGCAGCCTGATCATCATGGTGAAGCACATTGCCATCAATGCGTTTCTGGCGCTGGGGATCACGTTTGTCATCATCACCGCTGGGATTGACCTGTCAATCGGTGCCACGTTAGGGCTATGCGGCATGGTGGCGGGCTACATGATTACTCAGGGAATTGTGCTGCCGATGTTCGGCGTCGCGATTTTCCCCAGCGTGTGGATCATCGTGCCTGTCGTGCTGCTGATTGGCGCGCTCATTGGCGCTATTAACGGTTGGATCATCACTCGGTATAACGTTGCGCCCTTTATCTGCACGCTTGGAACGATGTACATCGTGCGTGGGGCATCGATGCTGATTTCCGGTGGGGAAACGTTCCCCGGTTTGGGCGGTAATCCGCAGTTGGGCAATACCGGTTTTGAGCTGATTGGTTCCGCCACGATCCTGGGATTACCGCTGGCTATCTGGCTGATGCTGGTGCTGGCCGTGGTGATTGCTTACGTGGCACGCCGCCTGCCGTTCGGCCGCCATGTCTATGCGATTGGTGACAATGAACGTGCTGCTGAACTTTCCGGCGTCAAAGTGCGTCAGGTCAAAGTCTGGGTCTACACCATTTCCGGCTTTTGTGCGGCTATCGCGGGCATCGTGGTGTCTTCTCAGTTGGTCGCCAGCCATCCGGCAACCGGTACCGCCTTTGAAATGAACGCGATTGCTGCTGTGGTGCTTGGCGGAACGTCGCTGGCGGGCGGGCGCGGTACGATTCTGGGCACGCTGATTGGCGCGTTTGTCATCGGGATTCTTGCCGACGGGCTGGTGATGATGGGCGTGAGTGAATTCTGGCAGATGGTGATTAAAGGCATCGTCATCATTGTGGCGGTGATTATCGACCAGATGCAAAACCGTATGCAGCACAAGGCCGCAATCGTGTCCCAGAAGGCCGCGGCGGAAGGAACATAG
- a CDS encoding sugar ABC transporter ATP-binding protein, giving the protein MEKPDASLQSNAVNRPDIVMATRGITMLFPGTKALDNVDYNVYRGKVNVIIGENGAGKSTLMKILAGVQQPTSGQILLNGEVVRIADTRDAAAKGIGMVHQELNLSENLSVAENIFLGRELQKGVAPIDYLSQERIAAELMARLDQDISPRTEVASLKVGQQQLVEIAKALADQADILILDEPTSALSKTEVEILFRVIRELTRQNVSIIYISHRLEELMAIGDYITILRDGCFQAEAAVSDIDVPWIVREMLGGDPVTSFLHPGRTFGAPILEAEHLTCLNDAGHQVVNDVSLMVREGEIVGIYGLMGAGRTELFECLLGIQNDYLGKIYLDSKPVNPRLATAQRIRMGMSLVPEDRKKTGIFPLSSVASNLTIASLWRRLKYGMAIFQRQEQEVVASTIGQLAIKVSSPEVEIQALSGGNQQKVVIGRSLLTSPKVLLLDEPTRGIDVGAKADVFEMMVGLSEQGIGVLFSTSDLKEIMAVSDRILVMSNGKLTANIVRQSASESALVSASAQGF; this is encoded by the coding sequence ATGGAAAAACCAGACGCTTCTCTGCAATCAAACGCGGTGAACCGACCCGATATCGTCATGGCGACTCGCGGCATCACCATGCTGTTTCCCGGCACCAAAGCGCTGGATAACGTCGATTACAACGTTTATCGCGGCAAGGTTAACGTGATTATCGGTGAAAACGGCGCGGGTAAATCGACGCTGATGAAGATTCTGGCCGGTGTGCAGCAGCCGACGTCCGGCCAGATTCTACTGAATGGCGAAGTGGTGCGCATCGCGGATACGCGTGATGCGGCGGCAAAAGGCATCGGCATGGTGCATCAGGAACTCAACCTGTCCGAGAACCTGAGCGTGGCGGAGAACATCTTCCTGGGTCGAGAATTGCAAAAGGGCGTTGCGCCTATCGATTATTTGTCACAGGAGCGGATTGCGGCGGAGCTGATGGCGCGCCTCGATCAGGATATTTCCCCGCGTACCGAGGTTGCCAGCCTGAAAGTCGGCCAACAGCAGCTGGTGGAAATTGCCAAGGCGCTGGCGGATCAGGCCGACATTCTGATTCTGGACGAACCCACCTCCGCGCTGAGCAAAACTGAGGTAGAGATTCTGTTTCGCGTGATCCGCGAGCTGACTCGCCAGAATGTGTCGATTATCTACATTTCACACCGGCTGGAAGAGCTGATGGCGATCGGCGACTACATCACCATCCTGCGCGACGGGTGTTTTCAGGCAGAGGCGGCCGTCAGCGACATCGACGTGCCGTGGATCGTGCGGGAAATGCTCGGCGGTGACCCTGTCACCAGCTTCCTGCATCCTGGCAGAACGTTTGGCGCGCCGATATTGGAAGCGGAGCACCTTACCTGCCTCAATGATGCCGGGCATCAGGTGGTTAATGATGTCTCGCTGATGGTGCGTGAAGGGGAAATCGTCGGCATTTACGGGCTGATGGGCGCGGGCCGCACCGAACTCTTCGAATGTCTGCTGGGTATTCAGAATGACTATCTGGGCAAGATTTATCTCGATAGCAAACCGGTGAATCCGCGTCTTGCTACCGCGCAGCGCATTCGTATGGGCATGAGTCTGGTGCCGGAAGATCGTAAAAAAACCGGCATCTTTCCGCTTTCGTCGGTGGCTTCCAATCTCACGATTGCCAGCCTGTGGCGGCGGCTGAAATACGGCATGGCGATCTTCCAACGACAGGAGCAGGAGGTGGTTGCCAGCACGATTGGGCAACTGGCGATCAAAGTCTCTTCGCCTGAAGTGGAAATTCAGGCGCTCAGCGGTGGCAATCAGCAAAAAGTGGTGATTGGCCGCTCGTTGTTGACCAGCCCCAAGGTGCTGCTGCTGGATGAACCAACGCGAGGTATCGATGTAGGTGCCAAGGCCGATGTGTTTGAAATGATGGTCGGGCTGTCCGAACAGGGCATCGGCGTGCTGTTTTCCACTTCAGATCTGAAAGAAATTATGGCGGTATCGGACCGTATTTTGGTGATGTCGAATGGCAAGCTGACGGCGAATATCGTGCGTCAGTCGGCCAGCGAGTCGGCATTGGTTTCGGCAAGTGCACAAGGGTTCTGA
- a CDS encoding DUF2291 family protein: MLFDERYRASWIGLCALLLSACTVVDLDENGKPIIPVDPTATPGYSSMTPENIATALWQPTLLPAAQQQALSWDDVKKTQAELEDSGRKAVYARLQGTVSGIDRESREGKLTLDVQGDAVTLQLGPIVKGNAIRDAAGFIRFDDFKNQVQFAQLARALNNKALASLPALDAGVQGKSVNVLAALVVTKQGISEAVPMTLNLTEVSSGGAQ, from the coding sequence ATGCTGTTCGATGAACGATACCGCGCCAGTTGGATTGGGCTCTGTGCCTTGCTGCTGTCGGCCTGTACGGTGGTCGATCTGGATGAAAACGGTAAACCGATCATTCCGGTCGACCCCACGGCTACGCCGGGCTATAGCTCCATGACGCCAGAGAACATCGCGACAGCGCTGTGGCAGCCAACGCTGCTTCCAGCTGCGCAGCAGCAGGCGCTGTCCTGGGATGATGTGAAGAAAACGCAGGCCGAGCTGGAGGATTCAGGGCGTAAAGCCGTCTACGCAAGGCTTCAGGGCACGGTCAGCGGAATTGACCGGGAAAGTCGCGAAGGAAAATTGACGCTTGATGTGCAAGGTGACGCCGTCACGCTTCAATTAGGGCCTATCGTCAAAGGCAATGCCATTCGCGATGCGGCTGGATTTATTCGCTTTGATGACTTCAAAAATCAGGTTCAGTTTGCCCAACTGGCTCGTGCGCTGAATAACAAAGCGCTTGCGTCATTGCCGGCGCTGGATGCAGGTGTGCAGGGCAAGTCCGTTAACGTACTGGCGGCATTGGTGGTGACCAAACAGGGCATCAGCGAAGCGGTGCCGATGACGTTAAACCTGACTGAAGTGAGCAGCGGAGGGGCGCAGTGA
- a CDS encoding D-ribose ABC transporter substrate-binding protein: MKPYRLKSSLLAIMFSFSAGAFAADNGLIAIITPSHDNPFFKAEAEGARTKAIELGYTTLVASHDDDVSKQNQLIETAIARKAKAIILDNAGADATIGPLKKAKAAGIPAFLIDREINETGVAVAQIVSNNYQGAQLGAEKFVELMGQKGKYVELIGRESDTNAHVRSQGYHDVIDQYSDMKRVARQTANWSQTEAFTRMEAILQANPGITGVISGNDTMALGAEAALKAAGRHDVIVVGFDGSDYVRDSIINKSNIKATVLQPGWQQAQMAVEQADYYLKNGKAQHEEKQLMDCILIDESNATKLNTFALKP; encoded by the coding sequence ATGAAACCTTACCGTCTGAAATCCTCCCTGCTGGCTATCATGTTTTCCTTCTCTGCCGGTGCGTTCGCCGCAGATAACGGGTTGATCGCCATAATTACCCCTTCGCACGACAACCCATTCTTTAAAGCCGAAGCCGAAGGTGCCAGAACCAAAGCCATCGAACTGGGCTACACCACGCTGGTGGCGTCGCATGACGATGATGTCAGCAAACAAAACCAACTGATTGAAACCGCCATTGCCCGCAAGGCGAAAGCCATCATTCTGGATAATGCAGGGGCCGATGCCACCATTGGCCCGTTGAAAAAAGCGAAAGCTGCCGGTATTCCCGCTTTCCTGATCGACCGTGAAATCAATGAAACCGGCGTGGCCGTGGCGCAGATCGTTTCCAATAACTATCAGGGCGCGCAGCTCGGTGCGGAGAAATTCGTCGAGCTGATGGGGCAGAAGGGCAAATACGTCGAGCTGATTGGCCGTGAGTCAGACACCAATGCGCACGTCCGTTCGCAGGGCTACCACGATGTGATCGACCAATATAGCGACATGAAGCGAGTCGCCAGACAAACGGCGAACTGGAGCCAGACGGAAGCCTTTACTCGCATGGAAGCCATCTTGCAGGCAAACCCAGGTATCACCGGCGTGATTTCCGGCAATGACACCATGGCGCTAGGGGCGGAAGCCGCGCTGAAAGCGGCGGGGCGTCACGACGTGATTGTGGTGGGTTTTGACGGCAGCGACTACGTGCGTGATTCCATCATCAATAAAAGCAACATCAAGGCCACGGTGCTGCAACCCGGCTGGCAGCAGGCGCAGATGGCAGTCGAACAGGCGGATTACTACCTGAAGAACGGCAAGGCACAGCACGAAGAAAAACAGCTGATGGACTGCATTCTGATCGACGAATCTAATGCGACCAAACTCAACACCTTTGCGTTGAAACCGTAA